The genomic DNA CCCGAGGAGACCATCATGAACCCATCCGACCCACCGAATGCCCCGACGACCCATCACCTCGGCGATCTCCAGCTCGCCATTATGCACGTGCTGTGGGATCACGAGGAGGCCACCGTCGCTCAGGTCCATCAGGCCCTGGCGGAAGACCGGGGTCTCGCCCTGACCACCATCGCCACGATGCTGAACAAGATGGAGGTCAAGGGCGTAGTCACCCATAGAACCGAAGGCCGCCGCTTCGTCTACCGACCGGTGATCAGCGAACGGGACGTGCGCCGGGCGATGCTCGGCGACCTCACGGACCGACTGTTTGCCGGAGACGTGACGGCGGTGGTGAGCCACCTACTCGCCGAGCGCGAAGTCGACCCGCAAGAACTTTCTCAACTCCGCGCCATGATCGAGCGCTTCGACCGAGAGGAGAACGGCCGTGATTGATTGGATCCAAGCAACACCGCTGGCGACCGCCGCCGGCTGGCTCATCACCTGGACAATTCACAGCACCGTGCTCCTCGCCGTCGCCTGGGGCCTTTCGCGGCTTCTGCGCGGCCGGCGGTTGGCTCTCGAAGAATCGATCTGGCGACTCGCCATCGTCGGTTCTCTGGTCACCGCCTCCCTGCAGATCGGCGCTGGCCTCGAACCGCTGACGGCACGGTGGACTATAGCCCCTTCGACCGCAGCGGCCGTCGACACCCAGCGCCCGACCGGCGAACTCACCGCCCTGCCGCGGGTGACGGTGAACCTCCCAGCCGCTCCGGCCGAGGGTTCCCTACCGGCCACCGCGCTGTCGGCAGCGGCACCGGCAGCGGCTCTGTCGGGCGAGCAGCGGTTGCAAACCGCCGGCGTTTTTCCGGTCGCTCCGGCCGCCGCGCCGGAAGGTGTTCGCCGGCACCGCTGGGCCGCTCCCCTCCTCGCCCTGTGGCTTTGCGGAGCGCTTCTCGCCTGCCTGCCCCTGGCCCTCGCCGGCCTGCGCCTGAGCCACCATCTGCACCGCCGTCAGCCGGTGCGCCTGGGGCCCGCCGCCGAGACCTTGAAACGCCTCCTGCGGCGGCCGGAAGTACCGCGTCGTACCCGCCTGTCCGCCACCCCGCGACTCGCCGTACCGATCGCCCTGGGCTTCGTTCGCCCGGAGATCTGCCTACCGGAACGAGCACAGGAGCTGGACGGGGCGCAGCAGGCCTCACTGGTGGCCCACGAGACGGCCCACCTGGTGCGCCATGACCCGCTGTGGTTGCTGACGATGAGGTCGCTCGAAGGGGTCTTCTTCTTCCAGCCGCTGCTGCGCGTCGCCCGGCGGCGCCTCGAGGAGATCGCCGAGTTCCGCTGCGACGACTGGGCCCGGCAGCAGACCGGGCAACCGAGCGCCCTCGCCCGCTGCCTGACCGCCGTCGCCGGCTGGAGCGTCGGGGAGGCAGCGACCGTTCCCGCTCCGGGAATGGTCGGGCGACCTTCCGGTCTGAGCCGGCGGATCGAGCGGCTGCTGGACCGCGACGCCAATGCCGACCGGCCTTCCCGCTGGCTCCTGGCAGGGGGCATTGCGGCCGTTCTCCTCGCCGTGCTGGCGTTGCCGGCGGTCACCCTGACGGCGAAGGCCGGCGCCGACGACGCGCCACCGGCGGCGGAGCGGCAAGAGCCGGGGGAATCCGCCGAGTCCGTCGCCGGGGGCGATCCCGCGGGCGACGCCAACGGCGGCTGGGTGGTCGAAGGGGAGGATGGCGAAGACTGGATGGCGGCGCAGGAAGAGCGCGAGGCCCGCGACGTTGACGAAGGCTGGGACGATAGCTGGGACGAGGACCTCACCGACGAGGACCTGGTGGACTCCTGGGGCGACCACGATTGGGGCGACTTCGAGTTCCAGATGGAAGGCTTCGAAGGGTTGGCCGCACTCGAAGCCCTGCACGATCTCCAAATCGAGGGATTGGAGAACCTCGAAGGTCTGGAAGAAATCGCCGTCGAGCTGAGCACCCTGGACTTCAGCGCGCTCGAAGACCTCGGCCGGCGCTTCGAAGGCATGGACATCGGAGACCTCTACCGCAGCCTCGAAGACCTGGAGACCGACGACTTTCACCATTTCGAAGCCCTGACGGACTGGAGCCAGGACTTCGCTGAGGATTGGCAAGAGCTGGCCCAAGAAATGACCCACGACCTGGAGGAACTGCAGCACGTCGGCGACCATGCCGGCTGGGACGATGCGGCGAGCGCCGAACTCCATGCCCGCATCGCCGACATAGTCGCCGCTTCAATGCCCGATCAGGAGACCATCGAACGCCTGGCCGAAGAAGGCCGTCGCCTGGCAGAGCGGTCGCGGCCGGATCAGGCGGAGATCGACCGCCTGGTCGCCGAAGCCCGCCGGCTGGCGGAGGTGGAGCGCCCGTCGGACGCAGAGATCGAGCGTCTGCGGCAGCAGGCCCGAGAGATCGCCGAGCGCAGCCGTCCGACCGAGGAAGAACTCGAACGCCTGCGCGAGGAGGCCCGCCGCCTCGCCGCACGGCACCGCCCGAACCCCGACGAGCTGGAGCGCCTGCGGGCCGAAGCGCGGGAACTGGCCGAGCGCCACCGCCCGATTCCCGAGGAGCTGGAGCGGCTACGTACCGAGGCACGGGAACACGCCGAGCGCCACCGGCAGGAGATCGAGCGGAGCCGCGAGCGGCACCGCGAGGCCCGCGACCGCGCGGCCGAGGGTCGCGCCCGCGCCCGTGCAGAGCAAGAGCGCCGCCTGGCCGCCGAACGGAGCGAACTCGAACAGCGCCGACGCGAGCTAGAAGAGCGCGAGCGCACCCTGCGCGAGGCCGAGCGGCGCTTGGAGGAGGCATTCGAAGAGGACGGATAGCGACCGGCCGAGCGGCCCGCTTCTGACCCTTCGAGGGATCGACGAGACGTCTTCGGGCGTCTCGTCTTTTTTTTGCCGCTTTTCCGCCCGCGGCTCCCATTCGGTACGGATTGGGATTGCATCCGATTTCGCCCTGGGATCGAAAGGGTAGATGTAGTCACTCTTGGGCGCGGCCGCCCCAAGGGACCAAAGCTTAGGTCAGCAATCCAGTATCGATAACCGATGAGACTCAAGGAGTTTCCGATGAGAACTACTGTTTCCACTTCCCGCCGTAATGTCCTTCTAACCGCCGCAATCTTCCTCCTCGGCGTCACCCTGACGGCCAGCACGGCCTTCGCCGGCCATCACAAGAAGAAAGAGTCCAAGGACATCGTCGCGGTCGCCGTCGGGGCCGGTTCGTTCAATACCCTAGCGGCGGCCCTAGAAGCCGCCGATCTGGTGGGCGCCCTGCAGGGCGACGGGCCCTTCACGGTGTTCGCTCCGACGGACGACGCTTTCGCCGCCCTTCCGGACGGAACCCTCGACACCCTTCTCAAGCCTGAAAACCGCGACCAGCTCACCGCCATCCTCACCTACCACGTCGTCGCCGGCAAGGTGCCGGCTAAGGACGTCGTCAAGATGGACAGCGCCGAGACTCTGAACGGGCAATCGCTGAACTTCGAGGTGGTCGACGGCAACGTCAAGGTGAACGACGCCACCGTCGTCAAGGCAGACGTCGGCGCCAGCAACGGAGTGATCCACGTCATCGACTCGGTGCTCCTGCCAGCGGCGAACTGACGGGCCGTTCACTGCATCGTCGCGCGGGGAGGGCTTTCCTCCTCGCGCGACTTCCCGTACCATGCGCCCATGCTCCTTTCCCCCTGCCCACAGCGACACTCCCCGTGAGCCTTTTGGCCCGAATCGGTGCCGGCGACCGGCAAGCCGTAGAGCTCTGTATCGACGAATACGGTGGCTTGATCTGGAGCATTGCTCGCCGCTTGTCACCGTCTGCGGCGGACGCGGAAGACGCGGTGCAGGAAATCTTCCTCGCGGTGTGGCGCAACGCGGCGAAGTTTGATGCCTCCAAAGCCTCGGAGAAGACCTTCATCACCATGATCGCCCGCCGCCGCCTGATCGATCGCTCGCGCCGCACCCAGCGCCAGCCGGAGCTGCGCCCGCTGCCGGCCTTCGGTGAGGTGGGCTCGACCCCGCATCGTTCGATCGAACACGGAGCGGAGGCGGCGATCGCCCACAAGGCCCTCGCCAAGCTCAAACCGGAACAGCGCCGCGCCCTGCAGTTATCGATCTACTACGGTATGTCCCACAGCGAAATCGCCGAACGCACGGACACGCCCCTGGGCACGGTCAAATCCCACATCGCCCGCGGGTTGACAATGGTTCGGCAGGAACTCGCGGTCCACGAAGGCTCTTCCGGCCAGAAAGTGATGTCATGAACCGGCCCGCCGACGAACGCCTCCTCGAACTCCTCGCGCAGCGCGCGACGGAAGGTTTGGGCCTGGCCGACGGCGAGGAGCTCGCCCGCCTCCTCGACCGCGATCCCAGCTGGGCCGGCGACGAATTCGACCTGACCGCCGCGGCGATCGACGAAGCCCTGAGCGAAGCGCCGGCGGCGCTGCCGCCCGCCCTCGCCCGCCGGGTGCGCAGCGACGCAGCGAATTTCTTCCCGCCGACGGAAGAGATGCCGGCTTCCCAGGAGGAGCTGCCGGGGCAAAGGCACCCGCACGACCTGACGGCGAGTCCTGCCGCAAATCGCTGGGTGCCGTGGTTGGTGGCCGCCGCCGGCCTGCTGCTCGCCGTCGTCGCCTGGTGGCCCCAGGTCGAGGCGCCGGCGCCACCGAGTGCCGCCGAACAGCGCGCCACGCTCCTCGCCAACGCCGACGACGTCCAAACCCTGCCCTGGTCGGCGACCGAAGATCTCGCCGCCCGCGGCGCCGAAGGCGACGTAGTGTGGAGCTCCTCGCTCCAGCGCGGATTCATGCGAATCCGCGGCCTGGCGGTCAACGATCCGAATGAAAAGCAATATCAACTCTGGCTGTTCGATCAGCAGCGGGACGACCGCTACCCCATCGACGGCGGAGTGTTCGACATCCCGCCGGGGGCCGACGAAGTGATCGTCCCGATCGACGCCCGCCTTCCCTTCGAACAGCCGGCACTCTTCGCCGTCACTCTCGAACAGGCCGGCGGCGTGGTGGTGTCCGATCGCGAACGGATCGTTCTCGCGGCGGCCGTAGAGTCGTAGCTCCGCGCCCCTCAACCTGCTCTCCCCTGTCACCGACGGTAGGGCGACTCCCGCCTCTCACGGTGATGGACGAATGCCGCATGGCCCATGGAAACGGGCCGGTGAACCGAAGCATCGCTCCGATCCGCTATGATTTGCAGTAGTTTGCGGTTCCGACCATGAACGACCCACTGGCTCCATCCCGCGCCCTCCGAGTCCTGCTCATTGCGGCGTCCCTTGCCATTCTGGCCGTCGCTCTGCAGTGGGCTCAGGCCTTGCTGGTGCCGTTTCTGCTCTCGATCTTCCTGGCGGTGATCGCCGCCTCGCCGGTGGCCTGGCTGCGCCAGCGGGGCGCCCCGAACTGGCTGGCGGTGGTGACCGTCGTGTTCACCATCATGGCGGCGGTGGTCGGCCTGGCGGTATTCGTGGGTCGCACCATCAACGAGTTCACCAGCCGCATTCCGGTCTACCAACAGCGCCTCCAGGAGGAACTCGTCTCCCTTTCCGGTGAGATGGGCCAGAGGCTTTCCCTGCAAGAGATTCTCGACAGCCTGGAGCCGGGCGCCGTGATGAACGGAGTGTCGTTGCTTCTCGGGGCCTTGAGCGGGGTGCTGGGCAACGTGTTCCTGATCTTCTTCACGGTCTTCTTCCTGTTGCTCGAAGCGGCCTCGCTGCCCACCAAGATGCAGGCGGCCTTCGGCGAGGCGGGAGGCGCCCAGCGCTACTTCAAGTATTTCAATCGCGCCGCCGACGACCTCAAGCGGTATCTGAGCCTCAAGACGGCGATCAGCCTGCTGACCGGCACCATCATCGCCCTTTGGGCCACCCTGCTGGGAGTGGACTTCGCCCTCCTCTGGGGCCTAGTGGCCTTTTTGCTCAACTTCATCCCCAATATCGGCTCGATCCTCGCCGCCGTGCCGGCGGTCCTGCTGGCCTTCATCCAGTACGGACTCGGGCGGGCGCTGGTGCTGACCGCCGGCTATGTGCTGGTCAACATCGCCGTCGGCAACTTGATCGAACCGCGGATCATGGGAAAACGGCTGGGCCTCTCGACCCTCGTCGTCTTCCTCTCGCTGCTCTTCTGGGGCTGGATCTTCGGGCCGGTGGGCATGCTGCTCTCGGCACCGCTGACCCTCACCATCAAGATCGCCATGGAGGCCAATCCCTCCACACGCTGGTTCGCCATTTTGCTGGGACCGGAGATCCGGGCCGAGCCGACGTCCTCCCCCGAGCCGCGGGAGACGGTGACGGAATCGGCAGACGAGCTGCCGGCGGACGAAATGCCGCCGCTCGAATCTCCTCCATGACCCGCCGCGACGGGGACGAGCCGCGCCATCCTCACCCCGGATTCGACACCGAGCGGGCGAAGGGTAACCCCGACGACCCCCTGGCCGGCGAACCCGTCGAGCTCGAGATCACCGACACCCTCGACCTGCACAGTTTTCCGCCGCGCGAGATCGCCGCGCTGGTGCGGGACTATCTCGATGCCGCCTACGAGCGCGGACTGCGCTCCCTGCGCATCGTTCACGGACGGGGCATCGGGGTGCAGCGCAACACCGTCCGCACCCTGCTCGAACGCGATCCAAGGGTGGTCGAATACGGCGATGCACCGGCCGACGCCGGAGGCTGGGGCGCCACCCGAGTGCGGCTGCAATGAAGAACCCCATCGGCTGGCTGCCGGGGATCGTGCGCCGCCGCTGGCGCAAGCTCTCGAACATTTTGGATCGCCGATCTGTCGAGCTGGTCTACGGCCCCGGCTACGCCCTCACCCTCAACACCGGCCTGCACGACCCCCGGCGCGGCGAACGCATCCTCGCCTACCTGGAAGGACAAGACCTGGTGCGGCCGAGCCACATCCACGAGCCCGATCCGGTACCGCTTCAGCTCCTGCGGCAGATCCATCACGAGGACTACCTGGACGCCCTCCACGACCCGGCCAGCCTGTCTCGGGCGGTCGGATTCCAGCCGAGCGATGGCGAGCACAACGCGCTGATGGCGACCCAGCGACTGATGGCCGGCGGCACCCTGCTCGCCACCCGCCTGGTCGCCGTCAGCGGCGGTATCGCCGTCAACCTTGGCGGCGGACTGCACCACGCCTTTCCGGACCGCGCCGAGCGGTTCTGCGTGTTCCACGACGTCGCCGCGGCGGTCGCCGACCAGAGGCAGCGAGGGTTCGACGGCCGGATCCTGATCGTCGACCTCGACCTGCACGACGGCGACGCCACCCGCGAGCACTTCGCGGCGGACGACACCGTCCACACCTTCTCCATTCACAACCAGACCAACGGTGACGGAGAGGCCGTCGCCTCAACGGCGATCGAACTTGGCGCCGGAATCGAAGACGAGCGGTTCCTGGCGGTGCTCGACGAGAGCCTCCCCCCGCTGTTCGAGGCCTTTCGCCCGGAGCTGGTGCTCTACATCGCCGGCACCGATCCGGCGGAGGACGACAAGCTGGGCGACTGGAGCCTGTCCGCCGAGGGGCTGCTGGCGCGGGACCGGCGGGTCTATGAACTCAGCCGCCCAAGGCGGAGCCCGGAACCGGCGGACGGCGAGCCCAAGGGGGAGACGCGATTCGCCAAACGACCCCTGGTGATCGTCCTCGGCGGCGGCTACGGCAGCGACGCCTGGCGCCACACGGCGCGCACCCTCGCCTGGATGTTGACCGGCGATGCCCTGGAACCACCCACCACCGAGGCCCTCACCCTCGCCGGCTACCGCCGCCTCGCTGCCCACTTTCGGCCGGCGGAACTCACCGGTGAGGATCCCGACGATTGGGGCCTCTCGGAGGAAGACATTCTCGGCGCCCTCGGCAGCCCGCGACGGCGCTCGGAACGCTTCCTCGGCTACTACTCGCAGCACGGCATCGAGCTGGCCCTGGAGCGGGCTGGCCTGTTCGATCGCCTGCGCGCCCTCGGCTACCGGCAACCGGTGCTCGACTTCGACCTTTCCGGCGCCGATGGCGAGACGATGCGGGTGTTCGGCAGCCCGCGACGGCGACACCTGTTGATGGAACTCAAGGTGCGGCGCGACAAGGCGTCCCTGCCGCCGCACGAGATGCTGCGGGTGGAGTGGCTGCTACTCCAGAACCCCCGCCGGGAGTTCTCGGATCGGCAGCCGCGCCTGCCGGGACAGCAGCATCCGGGATTGGGCATGTTGCGCGACCTGATCGCTCTGCTCGTGCTGGTGTGCGATCGCCAACAGCTCGACGGCTTGCTCTTCGTACCGTCTCACTACCATACGGCCAGCCAGTCGCGCCGGGTGTTGCGCTTCGTCCACCCGCAGGACGAAGGGCGATTCCGCGCTCTGCGCTCAGCTCTCGGTGGCCTGCCCCTGGCACAAGCCACCGGCGCCGTCGACGAGGGCAGGGTGCAAAATCTCGATACCGGCGAGCCCTTCCGCTGGCAGCCGGTGCCGATGGTGCTGCCGATTTCCGACGAGCTGGAATCCCGAATGCACGGTGATACCTACGAGGAAGAAGCGGAAGCCGTTCGGGGGAACACACGCCTCGAACTCCGGCCGGCGACGGCCGGCTGAAACGAACCGCTCGCCGGCGGCGTAGGGAGCGAACATGAAGAACAAACTCGCCGGTCCGGCCGCCGCTCGCCCTCTCCTTCTCGTTTTCGTCTCGTTGCTGATCGCCGGCTGTGCCTCCGACACCGCCTCGGTCGATTCGGCGGAGGCGAGGTCGGGGTTCGATCTGGTGATCCGCCACGCTACCCTCGTGTCGCCGGAACGCGAAGCGCCTCTCGAAAACGCCTGGATCGCCATCGCCGGCGGGCGCATCGCGTCCATCGGCCGGGAAACCGAGGGCGCCCCTGAGGCGGAACGAGTACTCGATGCCAACGGCGGGTTCGTCACCCCCGGCCTGATCGACGCTCACGTCCACCTGGCCAGCGTACCGGGAATCCCCCTGCCCCCGCCGGCACCGCTCGAACCCCTGGTCGAGGTCTACCAACGCCAGCTTCCGAAGAGCTATCTCTACTTCGGATTCACCACCCTGATCGACCTCAACGTAGTCGATCCCGAACCGATCCGACGGATGCGCGGCGCGAACCTGGCGCCGGACGTCTACGACTGCGGCGGCGCTCTGGCCCTGGCGAACGGCTACCCGATGGCCTTCCTGCCGCCGGCGGTGGCCTTCGACCTCTACCCCAACTTTCTGTGGGACCCGCGGCAGGCAGAGCGCATCCCGCGGCGCTTCCGGCCGGAAGACCACGCACCGGCCACCGCCGTCGAGCGGGTGGCCGCCGGCGGCGCGATCTGCGTCAAGGTGTTTGCCGAGGACGGCTTCGGCCCGGTCAAGCGCTGGCCGACCCCCACCGCCGAGATGGTGCGCGAGATCGTCGCCGCGGGCCATCGGCACGGCCTCACCGTGAGCCTGCACGCCAACTCCTACGAGTTCCACCGCTTCGCCACCGAAACCGGCGCCGACGTGGTAGTCCACGGCATGTGGAACTGGGACGGCCTGGCGGTGCCGGAAGGCGGCGGTTTGCCGCAGGAGATCCGGCAGGTCCTCGACCAGGAAATTGCGCAGAAGATCGGCGTGATGCCCACCGCGCGGGTGATGTCCGGTCTCCAGGCGATGTTCGATCCGGCCTTCCTCGACGATCCGCAGCTCACGGCGGTGCTGCCGGCAGCGCTGATCGACTGGTATCGCAGCGCCGACGGGAAGTGGTTCCGCGAGGAACTGCGCAACGACTTCGGCGGCGCACCGGACGAACGCGTGCGCGCCGCCCTCGGCGGAGGTATCGCGCAGGGCGCCGCGGTGATCGACCACCTCGCCCGCCACGGCGGCCGGCTGCTTTTCGGCAGCGACACCCCGTCGTCGCCGACCTACGGCAACCCTCCGGGCTACAACGGCTTCCTGGAGATGCGAGAGCTCACCCGGGCGGGAATGACCCCGGCGCAGATTTTCCGTGCCGCCACTCTCGAGAACGCCCGCGCCTTCCACCTGGAAGACCGACTCGGCACCGTGGAGCCGGGAAAGACCGCCCACCTCCTCGTCCTGCGACAGAACCCACTCAATTCGGTGGAGGCCTACGACTCCCTCGCCACGGTGATCGTGCGAGGCCGGCCGGTGAAACGGTCGCAGCTAGCAGCGAATGGCCCGTCCGGCGAATAGAAAGCCTCAGGTCCAGCGCAGGATCCAAGCCAGCAGGTACAGCACCAGCGCCAGCGCGATGCCATAGAAAGGTGAGCTGAACCAGTAACGCCAGGCCAGCCACAGGTAGGCGCAGAGCACTACCAACCCCAATGCGAGAAGGTACTCGGAGCTGAAGAGGAGCGGGCCATGCTGCAGTGCGAGGTATCCGTAGCTCGCAGCAAAGAGCATCGCGCCCAGGCTGTGGCTGGCGTTGAAACCGATCCACGCCTTCCAGACGGTCGTCTGCCGGGTGATGCCCAAGGTCGACCGCTGGAGGCGCGCGGTCAGCTCCGCGTCGCGGGGCTGGAGCTGTCGGCCCCGAAACGTGAACAGCAGATGGACCGTGCCGAGGGCGAAGACCACCGCCGCACTGGCGATCATCAAGTAGGGAGCCAAAGCGCTCATCGCCGGCGCCTCCTCGGCACGCGCTTCTCGCCCAGAAAAATGGTGTGCCAGGTACCCTTCGAGCCGCGCGACCGCACCGCCTCGGCCCGCGCCTCGAAGCCGGCCACGCGCAGCTTCTTGACGAAGGCCTTGTCCTGAAAAGCCGACCACACGGCGAGCATGCCGCCGGGATTTAGGGACTCGAAGAGAGCGGCCAGGCCGGCCCGGCCATAGAGCCAGCCGTTGGTCTCCAGGCACCAGGCCGAGGGGCCGTTGTCGACATCGAGCAAGATGGCGTCGAAGGCGGCCTTGGGTGCGAGGCAGCGGCGCACATCCCCCACCGCCAAGTTCACCCTGGAATCCGTCAGGGTGCGGCGGTAGATCCCGCCGAGCACCTCGCGGTTCCACTCGGCGACGATCGGAAACTTCTCCGCCACCACCACCTCGGCCACCTGGGGCAGCTCTTCGAGCACCGCCCGCACCGTGAAGCCGAATCCCAGACCACCTACGAGCACCCGCGGCGCCGGCCGCTTCGCCAGGCCGGCACAGCCCAACGCGGCCAGCGCCCGTTCGGAGCCGGGATCGCGGCTCCCCATCAACTCCGCGCCGTCGAGGTAGATCCAGACATCGTCGCCGCGGCGATGCAGGGTCAGCGCCTTGCCGTCCGGGGTGGTGACTTCGCCGAGGGTTTCGAAGGTCTTCATGGCGTCACAGCCCGAGCACAAGTTGAAGCCCGTTCGCCACCCGAACCATCCACCGGGCAGGCAAGAGGGAAACGGCTTCCGCAAGGAAGCTGCGATCGATTGTGACGAGCTGAGACACGTTGGCTACAGAGTCCCTCGAGAGATGGGTGGCCGACTTTGGCAAGACGAGGTTGCCGGGAGCCTCGGCCAGTCGAAGATTGCTGGTCAAGACCACGGCAATGACCGTTCGGATTCGACTGCGGTTGAACTCGTCGGATTGAACCACCAGTACAGGACGTTGAGATCCCGGTCCGGATCCTCTCGGATCCGACAGTGCGGCCCACCAGATCTCGCCCCGCTTTATCACCAGTCGTCATCGGGCAGAGAGGCCGACTGCATTGCGGAAGTCTCCTCGGAAAGTTCCGAGTCTTCCGCGGCATAGACTCGATCCAGCGCTTCCCGTACCCCGAGATCACGACGCGCCCGAACGAACTCCCGGACGGCTTCCGCATAGAGCTTGCTGCGGGAGACTCCCAGACGTCGTGCGAGGTCCTCCGCGCTCTCGAAATCGGCGTCGGGTATCGAGATGGCTGTTTTCATGCCCTTAGTATAACTCAGGTATAACCTCCCGGCAACGCTAGAATACGAATGACTATTACGTCCAGGCCTACCAGCAGCTCGCCTCGATCAGCGCGGTGCTAGGCGGCCTCGCCTTCACCGCCGCCGCGGCGCTGCTGGCGGCCGGCACGGGAACCCGAGACCCCAGTGCTCTCTCCCGCTCGGCCAAGGTCACCGTCGCCACCGCCATCGCCGGCGCCTTGTGCCTGGTATCCGCCGCCCTCATGTGGTCCTTCATGTCGGCAGACATGAGCCGCGCTCTAGCGAAGGAGAACGTGGATCTCGCCAACCGCATCGCCCAACTGAACCGCTGGCCCTCGTATGGGCTCCTCGCCGGCGTCGTCGGATTCTTCACCAGCATCGGCGCCAGCGGCTGGATCGCCTCGCGCAAACTGGGCCTCTTCACCACCGTCTTGGCTCTCGCCGGAGGACTCGCCCTGGTACAGATGCTGTTTTGGTTCGCGGACTTCTAGCCAGGTTGCCAGCGCGGTGGCCTCCGCTGATGGTCTGTCGGGCAAGCGCCGAGCACCGGCCAGGGGTCAGCCCGCTTCGGCCGCCGCCGCGAAGGCGACGCCGGCGAGTTCTTTGGCATGGCGGCGGACGTCCGCCGGCCAGGCGCCGATGAGTTCGCGAAAGCGTTCCGCATCGCCGGCGAAGAGCGCCCTGATGGCCTCCTCGAAACCCACGGCATCGCCCGCCATGACCGAAAGAAACCGGTAGGCCGACTCCTGCGCCCGCCGCAGCGAGACCTTGCCCACCTCCTCTTTCCGCGCTGCGTCCACCAACCGGCGGAGGGTGACGGAAGCGCTCCCCGGCTGCTCTGCCAACCACTCCCAGTGGCGCGGAAGTAAGGTCACCTCGCGCGCCACCACGCCGAGCTTCGGTCTCCCGGGTCCGCGACGCACGGTGGGCGTAGGGCCATCGCCCTTCACCGGCGGCGGAGCCAGCCGCGCCCGCACCTCTTCGTCGGTGCCGCGCAGGTCGAGTTCGAAGGGTCGGCTGGTGACCGCATCGAATACCAGCACCGGCCGCTCCTCTCCAGGATCGGTCCGGCGCTTGAGGGCCAGCGCCACATCTGGTGGTGCGCCTCGCTCCACCAGCTCATCGCCGACAAAGGCCACGAGGGACGGCTGTTCTCTGGGATCCATCTGGGGTTCGCAGGACATCGCTCGAATCTCCTTTAGGGGTTCATCCGTCGGCCCGCAATGTACTCGGATTCGATCCTGCTTGTCAATTTTATCCGGGTAAAATTGACTCCGGCCGCAAAGAGGCCGATCTCATCGCAGAGGTCTGCCCCCGTCGCTAGCCCGCTGCGAGCTCTCTAAGCAAGGATTTCGGCGCCTGCAACCGATAGCTCTCGTCCAACCAACGCTCCAACAATCCCTCCGGCGGCACCTCTTCGGGATCGAACTTCAAAGTCGTCCAGCCGGACATCCCCACGCTCCACCGCCCGGCCCTGGGCTTCGCCAGAGCAGTCGCTTCTTCGAGCGCCGGGCCGAGCTTCACCATGACGTTGTATTCGTCCGTTTTCTCTCCCAGAAAGAGGAAACTCTTGTTGCGTACCTTGAAGCTTCGCTTGACGCAGGAGTCGCCCTCCACGACCTCGGGGAATGCCAAAGCGCGGGCGCGAAGGGCCAGGATGACGGGGTGCTGGAACTCTGATTCGCTCATGGCCTGCAGGCTAGCACTCCGCGGCGCGCGCTGGGTTCTAGTCGAGAGGTTGGGTGGGTCCACCGCTGCACGAAAGGCGCCCTTCGTCGATCAGGCGAGCGAGGCCCAAAAGAGCCGACACGGCGTGCTGCGAGGTGTCGATGCGTAGCTGAAAATCGGTGAGGCTACGGCGAAAGCCGCCGAGCACCCGCTCCGGTTCGGCGAGGAAAAGGGCCGAGGGAGCTTCGAACTGGGTGCGCAGCAGGTAGTCCGCCGCCGCGCAGACCGCTTCTTCTCCGCCACCGGCATCGCCGAGAAGATCCACTACCGCCACCATGCCTTCGAGGCGCGTCGAAGTCGGCGCCGAGCGCGGCGGCCGGTAGAAACCGCCAGCCCAATCCGGCGGCTCCAGACC from Acidobacteriota bacterium includes the following:
- a CDS encoding AI-2E family transporter; translated protein: MNDPLAPSRALRVLLIAASLAILAVALQWAQALLVPFLLSIFLAVIAASPVAWLRQRGAPNWLAVVTVVFTIMAAVVGLAVFVGRTINEFTSRIPVYQQRLQEELVSLSGEMGQRLSLQEILDSLEPGAVMNGVSLLLGALSGVLGNVFLIFFTVFFLLLEAASLPTKMQAAFGEAGGAQRYFKYFNRAADDLKRYLSLKTAISLLTGTIIALWATLLGVDFALLWGLVAFLLNFIPNIGSILAAVPAVLLAFIQYGLGRALVLTAGYVLVNIAVGNLIEPRIMGKRLGLSTLVVFLSLLFWGWIFGPVGMLLSAPLTLTIKIAMEANPSTRWFAILLGPEIRAEPTSSPEPRETVTESADELPADEMPPLESPP
- a CDS encoding Smr/MutS family protein: MTRRDGDEPRHPHPGFDTERAKGNPDDPLAGEPVELEITDTLDLHSFPPREIAALVRDYLDAAYERGLRSLRIVHGRGIGVQRNTVRTLLERDPRVVEYGDAPADAGGWGATRVRLQ
- a CDS encoding histone deacetylase, which gives rise to MKNPIGWLPGIVRRRWRKLSNILDRRSVELVYGPGYALTLNTGLHDPRRGERILAYLEGQDLVRPSHIHEPDPVPLQLLRQIHHEDYLDALHDPASLSRAVGFQPSDGEHNALMATQRLMAGGTLLATRLVAVSGGIAVNLGGGLHHAFPDRAERFCVFHDVAAAVADQRQRGFDGRILIVDLDLHDGDATREHFAADDTVHTFSIHNQTNGDGEAVASTAIELGAGIEDERFLAVLDESLPPLFEAFRPELVLYIAGTDPAEDDKLGDWSLSAEGLLARDRRVYELSRPRRSPEPADGEPKGETRFAKRPLVIVLGGGYGSDAWRHTARTLAWMLTGDALEPPTTEALTLAGYRRLAAHFRPAELTGEDPDDWGLSEEDILGALGSPRRRSERFLGYYSQHGIELALERAGLFDRLRALGYRQPVLDFDLSGADGETMRVFGSPRRRHLLMELKVRRDKASLPPHEMLRVEWLLLQNPRREFSDRQPRLPGQQHPGLGMLRDLIALLVLVCDRQQLDGLLFVPSHYHTASQSRRVLRFVHPQDEGRFRALRSALGGLPLAQATGAVDEGRVQNLDTGEPFRWQPVPMVLPISDELESRMHGDTYEEEAEAVRGNTRLELRPATAG
- a CDS encoding amidohydrolase family protein, with amino-acid sequence MKNKLAGPAAARPLLLVFVSLLIAGCASDTASVDSAEARSGFDLVIRHATLVSPEREAPLENAWIAIAGGRIASIGRETEGAPEAERVLDANGGFVTPGLIDAHVHLASVPGIPLPPPAPLEPLVEVYQRQLPKSYLYFGFTTLIDLNVVDPEPIRRMRGANLAPDVYDCGGALALANGYPMAFLPPAVAFDLYPNFLWDPRQAERIPRRFRPEDHAPATAVERVAAGGAICVKVFAEDGFGPVKRWPTPTAEMVREIVAAGHRHGLTVSLHANSYEFHRFATETGADVVVHGMWNWDGLAVPEGGGLPQEIRQVLDQEIAQKIGVMPTARVMSGLQAMFDPAFLDDPQLTAVLPAALIDWYRSADGKWFREELRNDFGGAPDERVRAALGGGIAQGAAVIDHLARHGGRLLFGSDTPSSPTYGNPPGYNGFLEMRELTRAGMTPAQIFRAATLENARAFHLEDRLGTVEPGKTAHLLVLRQNPLNSVEAYDSLATVIVRGRPVKRSQLAANGPSGE
- a CDS encoding type II toxin-antitoxin system PemK/MazF family toxin, which produces MIKRGEIWWAALSDPRGSGPGSQRPVLVVQSDEFNRSRIRTVIAVVLTSNLRLAEAPGNLVLPKSATHLSRDSVANVSQLVTIDRSFLAEAVSLLPARWMVRVANGLQLVLGL